One Terriglobia bacterium genomic window carries:
- a CDS encoding sigma-70 family RNA polymerase sigma factor produces MPESSEGVLSDIFPIAAASTDELETAVREHSRCVYAIAYSVLRNHHDAEDAAQETFVRFWRHHRRWKLIRNHRAWLARTAWHVALDSRRKRRALDESSISLSESVEAVLRLYAEGAPADEIAGRKEMTALLDRLIGSLPEDLRHALTLSLAEDLTSPEIAAILRIPEGTIRQRLWQARQILKEKLSVLLEGKHAR; encoded by the coding sequence ATGCCCGAATCGAGCGAAGGCGTTTTGAGCGACATTTTCCCAATCGCCGCTGCTTCCACAGACGAGCTGGAGACAGCGGTGCGGGAGCACTCGCGCTGTGTTTACGCTATCGCTTACTCAGTGCTTCGCAATCACCACGACGCGGAAGACGCCGCCCAGGAAACTTTTGTGCGCTTCTGGCGGCACCACCGGCGCTGGAAGCTGATCCGCAATCATCGGGCATGGCTGGCGCGAACGGCCTGGCACGTGGCGCTGGACTCGCGGAGAAAACGGCGCGCGCTGGACGAATCATCCATTTCGCTCAGCGAGTCCGTCGAGGCGGTCTTGCGCCTTTACGCAGAGGGCGCGCCCGCCGATGAGATTGCGGGCCGCAAAGAAATGACGGCGCTGCTCGATCGGCTGATCGGATCCTTGCCCGAAGACCTTCGCCACGCGCTCACGCTGTCGCTCGCCGAGGACCTTACCTCGCCGGAAATTGCCGCCATCCTGCGAATTCCGGAAGGCACTATTCGCCAGCGCCTGTGGCAGGCGCGCCAGATTCTGAAAGAGAAGCTTTCCGTTTTGCTCGAGGGAAAACATGCGAGATAA
- a CDS encoding HAMP domain-containing sensor histidine kinase, producing MRWKPSKSNYPLLTIAVFAAGLVLAGTLLYGWINRASVADREQQEEFLNAAMRSFRGEFVAPLLEIRATFRPVPRSAATADLDLYLADFYAQWRSNDAASALVSTLSVATIDADGKTQFRTLAASSGKFNQEPWPESLETFRPRPGGIDRTGPREHRNFFFVRAGGFPFALNGSRPMIVVPLMESGERGRGFTLRIGGEREAGPDSRPEIFTEGEEIHRAPPPPSGMPRFDLPARARFSGRLRGWCFLELDINYLKQHVFPQLLQRSFGGAGIASYRVGILGGDPRQIIFSSERGLVPSSFTSPDGDALLLASYGELGALLRFRARRLARGAEADDLMDLSIAAEPPPGAEGPSTQGPERRGRFREAGAWVLVVKNKAGSIDALVARTRRRDLALGFGVLFVLAVSMGSLVVATHRARELARREMEFVAGVSHEFRTPLASIQSAGFNLSSGVVQEPGRVREYGALVRNEARRLTDLIEQVMSYAGIQSGAKRYQEVPTEVPAMLERALAEFTPAFRDAGWQVEKKVDDNLPPVLVEAPSVESAVKNLFANAIKYGGEGRWLRITAACAPNGGGGEVRISVEDHGPGIDPIDLPHIFEPFYRGHEVLASAVPGAGLGLSIVKRHIEAQGGRVSVESAEGKGSRFTIHLPAMAEAEQKAGQEARPGGLV from the coding sequence GTGCGCTGGAAACCTTCCAAGTCGAATTATCCCCTGCTGACGATTGCGGTTTTTGCGGCGGGGCTGGTGCTGGCCGGCACGCTGCTTTACGGCTGGATCAACCGGGCCAGCGTTGCGGACCGCGAGCAGCAGGAGGAATTCCTGAACGCCGCCATGCGCAGTTTTCGCGGCGAGTTTGTGGCGCCGCTGCTGGAAATCCGTGCGACATTTCGTCCCGTGCCCCGATCGGCGGCCACGGCAGACCTCGACCTGTACCTGGCCGATTTCTATGCGCAGTGGCGGAGCAATGATGCCGCAAGCGCGCTGGTGTCAACGCTGAGCGTGGCCACCATTGATGCGGACGGAAAGACGCAATTCCGCACGCTCGCTGCATCGAGCGGAAAGTTCAACCAGGAGCCCTGGCCCGAATCACTCGAAACGTTCCGGCCGCGACCTGGAGGGATTGATAGGACCGGCCCGCGGGAGCACAGGAACTTCTTTTTTGTTCGGGCCGGTGGCTTCCCGTTCGCTCTCAACGGCTCCCGCCCGATGATTGTTGTTCCGCTGATGGAATCCGGCGAAAGGGGCCGCGGATTTACTCTCCGGATAGGCGGAGAACGGGAAGCCGGTCCTGATTCGCGGCCGGAAATTTTTACGGAGGGGGAGGAAATCCACCGCGCGCCTCCTCCGCCGAGCGGAATGCCGCGTTTCGATCTGCCGGCGCGTGCGCGCTTTTCGGGGCGATTGCGCGGCTGGTGTTTCCTTGAATTGGACATCAACTATTTGAAGCAGCACGTGTTTCCTCAACTGCTGCAACGAAGTTTCGGCGGGGCGGGCATCGCCAGTTATCGAGTTGGCATACTGGGCGGCGACCCGCGGCAAATCATTTTCAGTTCTGAGCGAGGCCTCGTGCCGTCGTCCTTTACTTCGCCAGACGGTGACGCTCTGCTGCTCGCTTCGTATGGGGAGCTGGGCGCGCTGCTTCGATTTCGCGCCAGGAGGCTCGCCAGGGGGGCGGAAGCGGACGATCTGATGGACTTGTCGATAGCCGCCGAACCTCCGCCGGGCGCCGAAGGTCCTTCAACACAGGGTCCTGAGCGGCGCGGGCGATTTCGCGAGGCGGGCGCGTGGGTCCTGGTGGTGAAGAACAAGGCCGGCTCAATTGACGCGCTGGTGGCCCGGACGCGGCGGCGGGACCTGGCGTTGGGATTCGGAGTCCTATTCGTGCTGGCGGTCAGCATGGGGTCGCTGGTGGTTGCCACCCATCGCGCTCGCGAGCTGGCGCGGCGAGAGATGGAATTCGTGGCAGGAGTCTCGCATGAATTCCGGACGCCTCTCGCGTCCATTCAGTCCGCCGGGTTCAACCTTTCAAGCGGCGTGGTGCAGGAGCCGGGCAGGGTGAGGGAATATGGCGCGCTGGTGCGAAATGAAGCACGCCGGCTGACGGACCTGATCGAGCAGGTGATGAGTTACGCGGGCATCCAATCCGGCGCGAAGCGCTACCAGGAGGTTCCCACTGAGGTTCCCGCAATGCTGGAGCGCGCGCTCGCCGAATTTACTCCCGCCTTCCGTGATGCCGGCTGGCAGGTGGAAAAGAAAGTAGACGACAATCTTCCGCCCGTGCTGGTGGAAGCTCCGTCGGTTGAGAGCGCCGTCAAGAACCTCTTCGCCAACGCCATCAAGTATGGCGGCGAGGGCCGATGGCTGCGCATCACGGCCGCGTGCGCGCCCAATGGAGGCGGAGGTGAAGTGCGGATCTCGGTGGAGGACCATGGCCCCGGCATTGATCCAATAGATTTGCCCCACATCTTTGAACCGTTCTATCGAGGCCATGAAGTGCTGGCATCGGCAGTGCCCGGCGCCGGGCTGGGCCTGAGCATCGTGAAGCGCCACATTGAGGCGCAGGGCGGGCGTGTGAGCGTGGAGAGCGCGGAAGGAAAGGGATCGCGATTTACCATCCATCTGCCCGCCATGGCGGAGGCTGAGCAAAAGGCGGGCCAGGAAGCCCGCCCGGGTGGATTGGTCTAA